From Sphingorhabdus sp. SMR4y:
AGAAGATTGCCTCTCCGCTCTGTCTTTTGACAGGCGGCAAGATTGGCAATTCCTGACATATTTAATCGGGATTGCCCCGCCATCCGTAGCGGCAATCAATCTTCACGCAATGTTTCTTTGCCCCTCTGGATAAAACTTATCTTCAAAATGCGTAAAAATCCATCTAGGAGCATCTTAATTACAAACATCCTATCGAAATATGAGGACGGAATATGAGTTTCCCGCCACCGCAAGGCCTGTATGATTCAAAGAACGAACATGACGCATGTGGCGTCGGTTTCGTCGCGAATATCAATGGCGAGCAATCCCATCTGACGGTGAAGCGTGGGCTGGAGATTCTGGTCAATATCGATCACCGCGGTGCTGTTGGCGCCGACCCGTTATTGGGCGACGGTGCAGGTATATTATTGCAGATTCCCGATGCTCTGCTGCGGGATTGGGCGGAATCCGAAAATCTAACCCTGCCGGCCATCGGTGACTATGCTGTCGCCATGTGCTTCCTCCCGTCGGACCCGGCGGAAGCGGAATATGCGACCACGCATTTCGAACGATTCATCGCCAAGGAAGGGCAGGATTTTATCGGCTGGCGCGATGTGCCAATCGACACCACGGGCATCGGCAAGGCGGTGCTCGACCAGATGCCACTGATTCGCCAGGCGATCGTTGGCAAAGGCGAAACGCTGGCCGATCAGGATGCGTTCGAACGCAAGATCCTGGCCGTCCGCAAACAGATACACAATCCGCTCGATGGAATCGCGGAAAAGAACAACATGCCGGGCCTGTCCGAATTTTATATGCCCTCCTTTTCGACGAAAACCATCGTCTACAAGGGGCTTTTGCTCGCCGATCAGGTCGGATCCTTCTACAAGGATCTGGAGAACCCTCTTACCGCCTCGGCCGTGGCCATGGTCCATCAGCGTTTCTCGACCAATACCTTCCCGTCGTGGAAACTGGCGCACCCCTATCGCTTCATCGCCCATAATGGTGAGATCAACACGGTTCGTGGCAATGTAAACTGGATGAACGCCCGGCGCCGGACCATGGAATCCGATCTGCTGGGTTCCGATCTCGACAAGATGTGGCCGCTGATCCCGCACGGCCAATCCGATACAGCCTGCCTCGACAATGCGCTGGAGCTTCTGGTCGCCGGTGGCTATTCCCTGCCCCATGCCGTGATGATGCTGATTCCGGAAGCCTGGGCCGGCGATCCGACGATGGATGCCGACCGCCGGGCCTTCTACGAATATCACGCTGCGCTGATGGAGCCATGGGATGGGCCGGCTGCCGTTGCCTTTACCGACGGACGCCAGGTTGGCGCGACGCTGGACCGCAACGGCCTGCGCCCTGCCCGCTTCTGCGTCACCGATGACGGCCATGTGATCATGGCGTCGGAATCCGGTGTCCTACCCGTCAAGGAAGACAATATCGTCCGCAAGTGGCGCTTGCAGCCGGGCAAGATGTTGCTCATTGATATGGAACAGGGCCGGATCATCGAGGATGAAGAGATCAAGGCTGATCTCGCCCAGGCCAAGCCTTATGCGAAATGGCTGGAATCAACACAATATAACCTGAAAGATCTCGACCTCGACGATCTCGACGACGTCGATGCGCCAAAGAGCAACGGGCTTGAAGATCCCGCCGCACTGCTCGATCGGCAGCAGGCGTTCGGCTATACTCAGGAAGATATCACAAAATTCCTCGAGCCCATGGCGAGCGACGGGATCGATCCGATCGGGTCGATGGGTACCGACACACCGATTGCCGTTCTGTCCGGCAAGCCCCGCCTGTTGTATGATTATTTCAAACAGAATTTCGCCCAGGTCACCAACCCGCCGATCGATCCGATCCGTGAAGAGCTGGTGATGTCGCTGGTCTCGATGATCGGCCCCCGCCCCAATTTGCTGGGTCATGACGCCGGCACGCACAAGCGTCTCGAGGTTGACCAGCCGGTCCTCACCAATGCGGATTTGCTGAAAATCCGTTCGGTTGAAGAAGCGCTCGATGGCGCTTTCCGGACAGAGACTATCGACATTACATGGGATGCAGCGACCGGTGCCGCCGGCCTGGAAATGGCGCTGAAGGAAATGTGCTGGGCGGCGACGGAAGCCGTGCTTGCAGACCGCAATATTCTCATTCTGTCCGACCGGGCCAAAGGCCCCGACCGAATCGCGATGCCCGCCTTGCTCGCCACCGCCGCTGTGCACCATCACCTGGTCCGTCAGGGCCTGCGTATGCAAACCGGTCTCGTGGTCGAAACAGGCGAGGCGCGCGAAGTGCATCATTTCTGCGTGCTTGCGGGTTATGGTGCGGAGGCGATCAATCCATATCTGGCTTTTGAAACGCTGGAAGAAATCCGCGTTCGTCGCGAACTGCCGCTGACCCAGCAGCAGGTCGAGCAGAATTATATCAAGGCGATCGGCAAGGGCATTTTGAAGGTCATGTCGAAAATGGGCATCTCGACCTATCAGAGCTATTGCGGCGCGCAGATTTTTGATGCGGTCGGCCTCTGCAGCGAATTTATCGAGAAATATTTCACCGGCACGGCGACGATGATCGAAGGCGTCGGTCTGGCGGAAATCGCCGAAGAAACCGTGTCCCGCCACAGCGAAGCCTATGGCGACAATCCGATCTATCGGAACATGCTCGATGTCGGCGGTATCTACGGCTACCGGATTCGCGGCGAAGATCATGCCTGGACGCCGGCCAATGTCGCCAATCTTCAGCATGCTGTGCGCGGAAACGACCCGAAAAATTATGCGGAATTCGCGCGATCGGTCAACGAACAGAGCGAGCATCTGCTGACCATCCGCGGACTGATGGAATTGACCAAGGCCGATGAACCGCTCGACATTTCCGAAGTGGAACCGGCCTCTGAAATTGTGAAACGGTTTGCCACAGGGGCGATGAGCTTCGGTTCTATCAGCCGCGAAGCACATACGACGCTTGCCATCGCGATGAACCGGATTGGCGGCAAATCCAATACCGGTGAAGGCGGCGAAGAGCCGGATCGCTTCCTGCCCATGGCCAATGGCGACAGCATGCGCTCGGCGATCAAGCAAGTGGCCAGCGGCCGTTTTGGTGTGACCGCCGAATATCTGGTCAATGCCGACGATATCCAGATCAAGATGGCCCAGGGCGCCAAGCCCGGTGAAGGAGGCCAGCTGCCGGGCAGCAAGGTCGACAAGAATATCGGCAAGGTCCGCCACTCGACACCGGGCGTCGGACTGATCTCGCCGCCACCGCATCATGACATCTACTCGATCGAGGATTTGGCGCAGCTGATCCACGATCTGAAAAATGTGAACACCGGTGCCCGTGTTTCGGTGAAACTGGTTTCCGAAGTGGGTGTCGGCACGGTTGCCGCCGGCGTGTCCAAGGCGCGCGCCGATCATCTGACGATTTCCGGTTATGACGGCGGTACCGGAGCATCGCCGCTGACCTCGCTGACCCATGCCGGATCGCCATGGGAAATCGGCTTGGCAGAAACCCAGCAGACCTTGTTGCTGAACGGACTGCGTTCGCGGATTTCTGTGCAGGTCGATGGCGGCCTGCGGACCGGTCGCGATGTCGCGATCGGCGCGCTTCTCGGCGCCGACGAATTCGGATTTGCCACCGCGCCCCTGATTGCTGCAGGCTGCATCATGATGCGCAAATGCCATCTCAACACCTGCCCCGTCGGGGTTGCGACCCAGAATCCGGAATTGCGCAAGAAATTTACCGGGCAGCCGGAATATGTGATCAACTATTTCTTCTTCGTGGCGGAAGAACTGCGCCAGATCATGGCCGAAATGGGCTTCCGCACGATCGAGGAAATGGTCGGCCGCGTCGACCGGATCAACATGAACAAGGCTCTGCGTCACTGGAAAGCCGAAGGCGTCGACCTGTCTCGCCTGCTGCACGAAGTCGTGCTGCCGGAAGGTGAAACCCTCTATCAGACGATGACGCAGGACCATGGCCTGGATGCCGCGCTTGACAAGGATCTGATCGCGGCCGCAGCGCCGGCTCTCGACAATGGCCAGACCGTCAAGATCGAACGCAAGGTCAAAAACGTCAACCGGACCGTCGGCGCGATGCTGTCGGGCGAGGTCGCTAAAAAATACGGCCATGCCGGCCTGCCCAACAATACGATCCAGCTGCAATTCGAAGGTGTTGCGGGGCAAAGCTTCGGGGCCTTTCTCGCTCATGGCGTGACCGCCGAACTGGTCGGCGATGCCAATGACTATGTCGGCAAGGGACTGTCCGGTGGCCGCGTGGTTGTCAAACAGCCCACTCATGTCGATCGCAATCCGACCGAGAATATCATCGTCGGCAATACCGTGCTCTATGGTGCCGTGGCTGGCGAAGCCTATTTCAACGGCGTGGCCGGCGAGCGTTTTGCTGTCCGCAACTCCGGCGCGGTCGCGGTTGTCGAAGGCACCGGCGATCATGGCTGTGAATATATGACCGGTGGCGTGGTTGCCGTGCTCGGCAAAACCGGTCGCAATTTCGCGGCCGGCATGTCCGGTGGTGTCGCCTATGTCTATGACGAGGACGGTCTGTTCCGTCAGCGTTGCAACATGGCAATGGTCGACATCGAGACGATCGAAGCCGACGCCGAGGACGGAGAAGACACGGCATTGCCGCAGCAGCTTCCCGTCGATGTGAACGACTATGGCATGGGCGACATGCTCTATCACGATGCAGCACGGCTGCGGATTCTGCTGGAGCGTCACAAGCTTTATACCGGCAGCGCGAGGGCGAGCGAAATTCTCGACAATTGGGATGAAGCCCTCGGCCGTTTCGTGAAGGTCATGCCGCGCGATTACGCGTCGGCCCTGAAACAACTCGAAGCCGAGCGTCTTGAGACGATCGTCGCTGCAGAATGAACGAAGAAATTGGAGTAGACCGTGGGTAAAGTAACAGGCTTTCTCGAGATAGACCGCAAGGAAGCGGCATATGCCGATCCCAAGGAGCGGCTGACACATTATAAGGAATTCACGATTCCGCTGCCGGAATCGGAAATCAGGGACCAGGCGGCCCGCTGCATGGATTGTGGTATTCCCTATTGCCATAATGGCTGTCCGGTGAACAATATCATCCCCGACTGGAACAATCTGGTCTATGAAGATGATTGGAAAACGGCGCTCGAAACGCTGCATTCGACCAATAATTTTCCAGAATTTACCGGACGGATCTGCCCGGCCCCTTGCGAAGCGGCCTGCACGCTGAATATCGACGACGTACCGGTGAATATCAAATCAATAGAATGCGCGATTGTCGATCGCGGCTGGGAAGAAGGCTGGATAGCGCCCCAGATAGCGGAAAAGAAATCCGGCAAGTCGGTCGCCGTTGTCGGCTCTGGTCCCGCAGGCATGGCTTGCGCCCAGCAACTCGCGCGCGCCGGCCACAATGTCACTCTATTCGAGAAAAATGACCGGATGGGCGGACTGCTGCGTTACGGCATTCCCGATTTCAAGATGGAAAAGCATCTGATTAACCGGCGTCTCGTTCAGATGGAAGCCGAGGGCGTCGAATTCCGCACCAGCACCGAGGTCGGCGTGTCCGTTTCGGTCGAATCTCTGCAGGAAAATTACGATGCAGTGGTCATGTCCGGGGGTGCCGAAAAACCGCGCATGCTGGATATTCCGGGCTATGAAATGTCCGGGGTCCGTCTCGCAATGGAATTTCTGACCCAGCAGAACAAGCGCAATGCAGGCGATGATGAAATGCGTGCCGCGCCGCGCGGCACAATCAGTGCGACCGGCAAGCATGTCATCGTCATTGGCGGAGGCGATACCGGATCCGACTGCGTCGGCACATCCAATCGCCAGGGGGCCGCGTCGGTCACACAGATCGAGATCATGCCCAAGCCGCCGGAGAAGGAAGACAAGACATTCTCCTGGCCGGACTGGCCCCTGAAGCTCCGCACCTCGTCCAGCCACCTGGAAGGCTGCGAACGCGACTGGGCGATACTCGCCAAACGGGTCGTCGGGACCAATGGCAATGTCGAAGGGCTGGAATGCGTTCGGCTTGAATGGGTAGACGGCCAGATGCAGGAGATTGAAGGCAGTGAATTCACTTTGAAGGCCGACCTGATCCTGCTGGCCATGGGCTTTGTCGGTCCGCGCCAGATGGGACTGGTCGACCAGTCGGAGGTCGAACTGGACGCGCGCGGCAATGTCGCGGCCAATGTTGTGGACTATACCACCAGCAAGGACGGCGTGTTTGCCTGCGGAGACATGCGTCGGGGCCAGAGCCTTGTCGTATGGGCGATCCGCGAAGGCCGCCAATGCGCGCGAGCCGTGGATCTTCAGTTGATGGGCGAAAGCAAGCTACCACGCTGAGCGTGGCCGGAACAGCTGCCGTTCCCCGTTTCCCAACCCACAAAAAAAGCCTCGCTGGATGCCAGCGAGGCTTTTTTTTGGCAGAATGGAGATGGCATTGATCGCGGACCGCGGCGCATCGTGCAGCAATGATGCCGCAGCGAGGTCAGCATAGGCAAAGCAACCGGGATTCAGCCTTGGCGGGCTTTATAATTAGGGAGTGGGGAATGTTGGTTGCGGGAGTAGGATTTGAACCTACGACCTTCAGGTTATGAGCCTGACGAGCTACCGGACTGCTCCATCCCGCGCCAACGTTTCTGGATGGGCTATAGAGCCGGACCAGAGAATCAAAAAAGCGGCCGGCCCTTTGAGGGACAGGCCGCTTTTGAAAAGGTGAATGGGTTATTTCCGCGTGACTATTGTTCATGCGCCTGCTGCAATGCCTGGCGACGACCTACTCTTCCATGCCTTGAGACAAAGTACCATCGGCGCAACCTGGTTTCACGGCCGAGTTCGAGATGGGATCGGGTGGGGCACAGGCGCTATGGCCACCAAGCAATGAAGCAGGCGCATAAGCTGTAATCACGGGTTATTTAATCGATGTGGCAAGATGATGCACGGTTTTTTGAAGCCGTGCATATTGACCATGGGCCGAGCTTAATTGTCCGTTCATCCGGCAACATGCTGTTTCCAACATTGTTGTTGATGGCGGGATTCTACAAGCGCGAATTGAGTAATTAGGACTGGTTAGCTTCATGCGTTACCGCACTTCCACACCCAGCCTATCAACGTGGTGGTCTTCCACGACTCTATGATAACTTATCTCGAGGGAGGCTTCCCGCTTAGATGCTTTCAGCGGTTATCCCGTCCATACATAGCTACCCAGCAGCACGCCTGGCGGCATGACTGGTACACCAGAGGTATGTTCAACCCGGTCCTCTCGTACTAGGGTCAACTCCTCTCAATTATCGACGCCCACGGCAGATAGGGACCAAACTGTCTCGCGACGTTCTGAACCCAGCTCACGTACCACTTTAATTGGCGAACAGCCAAACCCTTGGGAC
This genomic window contains:
- the gltB gene encoding glutamate synthase large subunit; its protein translation is MSFPPPQGLYDSKNEHDACGVGFVANINGEQSHLTVKRGLEILVNIDHRGAVGADPLLGDGAGILLQIPDALLRDWAESENLTLPAIGDYAVAMCFLPSDPAEAEYATTHFERFIAKEGQDFIGWRDVPIDTTGIGKAVLDQMPLIRQAIVGKGETLADQDAFERKILAVRKQIHNPLDGIAEKNNMPGLSEFYMPSFSTKTIVYKGLLLADQVGSFYKDLENPLTASAVAMVHQRFSTNTFPSWKLAHPYRFIAHNGEINTVRGNVNWMNARRRTMESDLLGSDLDKMWPLIPHGQSDTACLDNALELLVAGGYSLPHAVMMLIPEAWAGDPTMDADRRAFYEYHAALMEPWDGPAAVAFTDGRQVGATLDRNGLRPARFCVTDDGHVIMASESGVLPVKEDNIVRKWRLQPGKMLLIDMEQGRIIEDEEIKADLAQAKPYAKWLESTQYNLKDLDLDDLDDVDAPKSNGLEDPAALLDRQQAFGYTQEDITKFLEPMASDGIDPIGSMGTDTPIAVLSGKPRLLYDYFKQNFAQVTNPPIDPIREELVMSLVSMIGPRPNLLGHDAGTHKRLEVDQPVLTNADLLKIRSVEEALDGAFRTETIDITWDAATGAAGLEMALKEMCWAATEAVLADRNILILSDRAKGPDRIAMPALLATAAVHHHLVRQGLRMQTGLVVETGEAREVHHFCVLAGYGAEAINPYLAFETLEEIRVRRELPLTQQQVEQNYIKAIGKGILKVMSKMGISTYQSYCGAQIFDAVGLCSEFIEKYFTGTATMIEGVGLAEIAEETVSRHSEAYGDNPIYRNMLDVGGIYGYRIRGEDHAWTPANVANLQHAVRGNDPKNYAEFARSVNEQSEHLLTIRGLMELTKADEPLDISEVEPASEIVKRFATGAMSFGSISREAHTTLAIAMNRIGGKSNTGEGGEEPDRFLPMANGDSMRSAIKQVASGRFGVTAEYLVNADDIQIKMAQGAKPGEGGQLPGSKVDKNIGKVRHSTPGVGLISPPPHHDIYSIEDLAQLIHDLKNVNTGARVSVKLVSEVGVGTVAAGVSKARADHLTISGYDGGTGASPLTSLTHAGSPWEIGLAETQQTLLLNGLRSRISVQVDGGLRTGRDVAIGALLGADEFGFATAPLIAAGCIMMRKCHLNTCPVGVATQNPELRKKFTGQPEYVINYFFFVAEELRQIMAEMGFRTIEEMVGRVDRINMNKALRHWKAEGVDLSRLLHEVVLPEGETLYQTMTQDHGLDAALDKDLIAAAAPALDNGQTVKIERKVKNVNRTVGAMLSGEVAKKYGHAGLPNNTIQLQFEGVAGQSFGAFLAHGVTAELVGDANDYVGKGLSGGRVVVKQPTHVDRNPTENIIVGNTVLYGAVAGEAYFNGVAGERFAVRNSGAVAVVEGTGDHGCEYMTGGVVAVLGKTGRNFAAGMSGGVAYVYDEDGLFRQRCNMAMVDIETIEADAEDGEDTALPQQLPVDVNDYGMGDMLYHDAARLRILLERHKLYTGSARASEILDNWDEALGRFVKVMPRDYASALKQLEAERLETIVAAE
- a CDS encoding glutamate synthase subunit beta; the encoded protein is MGKVTGFLEIDRKEAAYADPKERLTHYKEFTIPLPESEIRDQAARCMDCGIPYCHNGCPVNNIIPDWNNLVYEDDWKTALETLHSTNNFPEFTGRICPAPCEAACTLNIDDVPVNIKSIECAIVDRGWEEGWIAPQIAEKKSGKSVAVVGSGPAGMACAQQLARAGHNVTLFEKNDRMGGLLRYGIPDFKMEKHLINRRLVQMEAEGVEFRTSTEVGVSVSVESLQENYDAVVMSGGAEKPRMLDIPGYEMSGVRLAMEFLTQQNKRNAGDDEMRAAPRGTISATGKHVIVIGGGDTGSDCVGTSNRQGAASVTQIEIMPKPPEKEDKTFSWPDWPLKLRTSSSHLEGCERDWAILAKRVVGTNGNVEGLECVRLEWVDGQMQEIEGSEFTLKADLILLAMGFVGPRQMGLVDQSEVELDARGNVAANVVDYTTSKDGVFACGDMRRGQSLVVWAIREGRQCARAVDLQLMGESKLPR